The sequence below is a genomic window from Candidatus Cloacimonadota bacterium.
CATTGCTCTTAAAATAACATTTTCTAATTCCCTCACGTTTCCAGGCCAGTTGTAATTTTCCAGTATCGACAGTGCCCCGGAAGATATGCCCCCTATTTTTCCATGGGCGTCACTCGAATGTTTTTTTAGAAAGAAACCAACTAACGGAGCTATGTCTTCCCGACGTTCCCTTAAAGGTGGCAGCATTATGGAAATTACTTTTAAGCGGTAGTACAGGTCTTTTCGAAAACGTCCTGACTCGACATCATTTTTTAAGTCTCGATTGGTAGCGGCGATAATCCGAACATCAACCTGAATAGGAACAACACCGCCAATCCTGGTGAAACTTTGATCTTCAAGCGCCCTTAGCAGCTTAGGTTGAAGCGAAATGGGCATTTCAGATATCTCGTCCAGGAACAGAGAACCGCCATGAGCGAGCTCGAACTTTCCTTTTTTTTGAGCTACTGCTGAAGTAAAAGCGCCTTTTTCGTGACCAAAGAATTCGCTTTCAATTAAATCTTCAGGAATTGCTGAACAGTTTATCGGAATAAATGATTTGGAAGCGCGATCGCTGGATAGATGAATCATGTTTGCAATCAACTCTTTTCCGGTTCCTGTCTCTCCCTGAATTAACACGGTAGCCTTAGTGTCAGCCACCTGTCTAACTAATTCCATAATTTTTTTCATTTGTGGACTGGCGTAAACCATGTTTTTGAAATTGTAAATGCCTTCTAATTCCCGCTTTAGTCGAATATTCTCTGTTAGCAGATTACGATAAGAAAGCGCCTTTTGTACGGTAACTACCATCTCTTTCATCTTTACTGGTTTTAACAGATAATCATAGGCTCCCAATTTCATTGCCTCCACCGCATTTTCTACAGTGCCATAAGCGGTCATTAATACAACAGGAATACTCGAATCAAAAGCCTTGACTTTTTGAAGCATCGCGATTCCGTCTTCATCCGGAAGCTTCAGGTCTGTGAGCACAAGATCAATACTCGCATTCTGCAAGTGATCCACAGCATCCGACACGCTTCCGGATACAATGACTTTGTAATCAGGCCTCAAATTTAATTTGAGAAGTTTCTGGATTTTTTCCTCATCGTCCACAACTAATATTGTCGGTGTGTAACTCAATTTAACCTCTCTTGAATTGGTAACTTTAAAGTAAATGTTGTTCCCTTTCCAAAATTACTCACAAAGGAAATTGTCCCTCCCATGCTTTCCATGATCTGATTGCTGATAGAAAGCCCTAATCCTGTTCCATTCTTTTTTGTAGTAAAAAATGGGTCAAATATATTGGACTGAATAGTTTTCTTTATTCCGATCCCGGTGTCTTTGATGGAAATACTGATCTGTTTATTCCTTATTGCTGACACTTTTACGGTTAGCATTCTTTTTTCAGTTTTGCTCATTGCCTCTAAAGCATTCAGCTCAATATTGATTAACACCTGTTTGAGTTGTTCCGGGTCAAAATACAGGGGAGGAAGTCCTTTTGCGTAGTGTTTTTTGATAGTAATATTTAATGTCTTTGCCTGTTCGGAAACCATTTGCAGGGTTTCATTCACAAGTGATACCACATCATACTTCAGGATCTCTGGTTTTTTAGGACGGGCAAAATCAAGAAAATTATTGAGAATTCCATTGAGTCTATCTGTTTCATCAACGATAAATTGAAGTATCTCTTTCTGTTCATCCTTGTTCAAAGCTTTATTCATCAAAGTTTCAGCAGAACCGGAAATAATGTGCAAAGGATTTTTTATCTCGTGTGCCATGCCAGCGGAGAGAGTGCCTATGGCTACGAGTTTTTCTGTCCGCAGCAGTTGTCGTTCACTCTGCTGTTCCTTTTCGTAAATCAAAGTGCGGGAAATAGCAATAGCGGCTTGATTTGCCAGCGTATTCAAAAACTCCATATCTTGCATTTCCCATTTCGCAGCGGTTCTTCTTTTTCCAAGCGCTAAACATCCTAAGAGTTCAT
It includes:
- a CDS encoding GAF domain-containing sensor histidine kinase encodes the protein FVLAIVILLMPIKRYIERLIDHFVFPGRTKIQKRMLAFTKTLAHHIKLDELCSQIIDFIEENFKLKKIAIFLWDETEECYMIKCGRNIEKELVLHPADINRWLTGYDDAIQVENIDENVQANTDLDALHKSGIFLLVPIRIKDELLGCLALGKRRTAAKWEMQDMEFLNTLANQAAIAISRTLIYEKEQQSERQLLRTEKLVAIGTLSAGMAHEIKNPLHIISGSAETLMNKALNKDEQKEILQFIVDETDRLNGILNNFLDFARPKKPEILKYDVVSLVNETLQMVSEQAKTLNITIKKHYAKGLPPLYFDPEQLKQVLINIELNALEAMSKTEKRMLTVKVSAIRNKQISISIKDTGIGIKKTIQSNIFDPFFTTKKNGTGLGLSISNQIMESMGGTISFVSNFGKGTTFTLKLPIQERLN
- a CDS encoding sigma-54-dependent Fis family transcriptional regulator; amino-acid sequence: MSYTPTILVVDDEEKIQKLLKLNLRPDYKVIVSGSVSDAVDHLQNASIDLVLTDLKLPDEDGIAMLQKVKAFDSSIPVVLMTAYGTVENAVEAMKLGAYDYLLKPVKMKEMVVTVQKALSYRNLLTENIRLKRELEGIYNFKNMVYASPQMKKIMELVRQVADTKATVLIQGETGTGKELIANMIHLSSDRASKSFIPINCSAIPEDLIESEFFGHEKGAFTSAVAQKKGKFELAHGGSLFLDEISEMPISLQPKLLRALEDQSFTRIGGVVPIQVDVRIIAATNRDLKNDVESGRFRKDLYYRLKVISIMLPPLRERREDIAPLVGFFLKKHSSDAHGKIGGISSGALSILENYNWPGNVRELENVILRAMVLAKDGKIEINHLPDELMGIAPLNIMNKEGLKLAKKKAKQKAALEIEKQFVTNALKRSEGNISKAAREIGMDRRQFQAMMKRCGIKLKDLKI